From a single Arachis hypogaea cultivar Tifrunner chromosome 3, arahy.Tifrunner.gnm2.J5K5, whole genome shotgun sequence genomic region:
- the LOC112790176 gene encoding uncharacterized protein, producing MGARLMSIGRTQELKHARDLFDKAAMDQLMQDNLDKGNKLHTALDLVDSLQEKLTTAEDVRKKFDEEKTALEARLAVLVAEKKKLETDKEDHDHEMFTVGFKTAVEQAKLLAPAADLSAMDPCKVVVGKELVEDDEDGIEGEGENPDVP from the coding sequence ATGGGAGCTCGGCTGATGTCTATAGGCCGAACTCAGGAGTTAAAACATGCCAGAGACTTGTTTGACAAAGCTGCTATGGACCAGCTCATGCAGGATAATTTGGATAAAGGTAACAAACTTCACACTGCTTTGGATTTGGTGGACTCTTTGCAAGAGAAGCTAACTACTGCCGAGGATGTCAGAAAGAAGTTTGATGAAGAAAAAACCGCTTTGGAGGCTAGGCTAGCTGTGCTAGTTGCTGAGAAGAAAAAGCTCGAGACTGACAAAGAAGACCACGACCACGAGATGTTCACTGTTGGATTTAAGACGGCTGTTGAGCAAGCGAAACTTTTGGCGCCTGCTGCTGATTTGTCTGCAATGGATCCGTGTAAAGTTGTTGTTGGCAAGGAGTTAGTTGAGGATGATGAAGATGGTATTGAAGGGGAGGGTGAGAACCCAGATGTCCCGTGA